The following proteins are encoded in a genomic region of Protaetiibacter sp. SSC-01:
- a CDS encoding leucyl aminopeptidase, whose product MTAPELSVTSAPLADIEASLLVLGVTKGADGPVLADDVPAEVAELLSPLGVTGAPDEFRRGPVLPGGRSPIAFVGLGAEPGRAAIRSAAGTAGRLASGLESVVLALPVADDETAEVALESAASGAYAYLAYRTGDTSARRPVGSIALRVPDGIDGDALVAGAAATATATHLVRDLVNEPASDLYPETFVERVRQLADGLPVEVEVYEPERLAAEGFGGILGVGSGSSRAPRLVVVRYAPEGAGQHLAVVGKGITYDSGGLSLKPPASMATMKYDMTGAATALATVLDAARRGTPVRVTAWLCLAENMPSGTALRPGDVLRTWSGTTVEVTNTDAEGRVVLADGLAAAAAERPDLLVDVATLTGAARVAMGERTVAVMGDEPAVERVLAAAERADEAMWPMPLPPELRSVLDSDIADLANAKLGHTAGGMLVAGHFLRTFVGESGGEGPGARIGWAHLDIAGPAYNTGGPYGAVGKGPTGVAVRTLIGLTADLAGA is encoded by the coding sequence ATGACCGCACCCGAGCTCTCCGTCACATCCGCCCCTCTCGCCGACATCGAGGCCTCGCTCCTCGTGCTCGGCGTGACGAAGGGTGCCGACGGTCCGGTGCTCGCGGACGACGTGCCGGCCGAGGTCGCCGAGCTCCTCTCCCCTCTCGGGGTGACGGGTGCCCCCGACGAGTTCCGCCGCGGCCCCGTGCTGCCGGGCGGACGCAGCCCCATCGCCTTCGTGGGCCTCGGCGCCGAGCCCGGCCGCGCCGCCATCCGCTCGGCCGCGGGCACCGCGGGGCGGCTCGCGAGCGGGCTCGAGTCGGTCGTGCTCGCGCTCCCCGTGGCCGACGACGAGACGGCGGAGGTCGCCCTCGAGTCGGCGGCGAGCGGCGCCTACGCCTACCTCGCCTACCGCACGGGCGACACCTCCGCGCGGCGCCCCGTCGGCAGCATCGCGCTGCGCGTGCCGGACGGGATCGACGGCGACGCCCTCGTCGCCGGCGCCGCAGCGACCGCGACCGCGACGCACCTCGTGCGCGACCTCGTCAACGAGCCGGCATCCGATCTCTACCCCGAGACCTTCGTCGAGCGCGTCCGGCAGCTCGCCGACGGGCTGCCCGTCGAGGTCGAGGTGTACGAGCCCGAGCGTCTCGCCGCCGAGGGCTTCGGCGGCATCCTCGGCGTCGGGAGCGGCTCGAGCCGCGCACCCCGCCTCGTCGTCGTGCGCTACGCCCCCGAGGGTGCCGGGCAGCACCTCGCCGTCGTCGGCAAGGGCATCACGTACGACTCGGGCGGGCTCTCGCTCAAGCCGCCGGCCTCGATGGCGACCATGAAGTACGACATGACGGGCGCCGCGACCGCGCTCGCGACGGTGCTCGACGCCGCCCGCCGCGGCACTCCCGTGCGCGTGACGGCGTGGCTGTGCCTCGCCGAGAACATGCCGTCGGGCACGGCGCTGCGACCCGGAGACGTGCTGCGCACCTGGAGCGGCACGACGGTCGAGGTCACGAACACGGATGCCGAGGGTCGCGTCGTGCTCGCGGACGGCCTCGCGGCCGCCGCCGCCGAGCGCCCCGACCTGCTCGTCGACGTCGCGACCCTCACGGGGGCCGCGCGCGTCGCCATGGGCGAGCGCACCGTCGCCGTCATGGGCGACGAGCCCGCCGTCGAGCGGGTGCTCGCCGCGGCGGAGCGCGCCGACGAGGCCATGTGGCCGATGCCCCTCCCGCCCGAGCTGCGCTCGGTGCTCGACTCGGACATCGCCGACCTCGCAAATGCGAAGCTCGGCCACACGGCGGGCGGCATGCTCGTCGCCGGGCACTTCCTGCGCACCTTCGTGGGCGAGTCGGGCGGCGAGGGCCCCGGCGCGCGGATCGGCTGGGCGCACCTCGACATCGCGGGACCCGCCTACAACACCGGCGGCCCCTACGGCGCGGTCGGCAAGGGCCCCACCGGCGTCGCCGTCCGCACGCTCATCGGCCTGACGGCGGACCTCGCGGGAGCGTAG
- a CDS encoding RNA polymerase sigma factor, which translates to MATPRSTSTKEAVKDDREKTTAAAKTTKSATKTTTKTTAKAPAKAAAKPAAKKSPAKAAPKGKASAAKAKDPELESDELEDDAELELDGDIEEATEEVAADGDADEAEEPETPEAKDDSEEESDDEETEEVSTARDEPLPTGALRLSMTDEDDEVPVYSAAITGATADPVKDYLKQIGKVALLNAEQEVELAMRIEAGLFAEEKLSHMTDQEKRSQLGRELSWVARDGQRAKNHLLGANLRLVVSLAKRYTGRGMQFLDLIQEGNLGLIRAVEKFDYTKGFKFSTYATWWIRQAITRAMADQARTIRIPVHMVEVINKLARVQRQMLQDLGREPTPEELSKELDMTPEKVIEVQKYGREPISLHTPLGEDGDSEFGDLIEDTEAVVPADAVGFTMLQKQLESLLDSLSEREAGVIRMRFGLGDGMPKTLDQIGDTFGVTRERIRQIESKTMAKLRHPSRSQSLRDYLE; encoded by the coding sequence ATGGCCACCCCCCGCTCCACATCGACGAAGGAAGCGGTCAAGGACGACCGCGAGAAGACCACCGCCGCCGCCAAGACCACCAAGTCGGCGACCAAGACCACCACGAAGACCACCGCCAAGGCGCCCGCGAAGGCTGCCGCCAAGCCCGCCGCGAAGAAGTCGCCGGCCAAGGCCGCCCCCAAGGGCAAGGCGTCCGCGGCGAAGGCCAAGGACCCGGAGCTCGAGAGCGACGAGCTCGAGGACGACGCCGAGCTCGAGCTCGACGGCGACATCGAGGAGGCGACCGAGGAGGTCGCCGCCGACGGCGACGCCGACGAGGCCGAGGAGCCGGAGACCCCCGAGGCGAAGGACGACTCCGAGGAGGAGTCCGACGACGAGGAGACCGAGGAGGTCTCGACCGCGCGCGACGAGCCGCTTCCGACGGGCGCCCTGCGTCTGTCGATGACGGACGAGGACGACGAGGTCCCCGTCTACTCCGCCGCCATCACGGGCGCGACGGCCGACCCCGTCAAGGACTACCTCAAGCAGATCGGAAAGGTCGCCCTCCTCAACGCGGAGCAGGAGGTCGAGCTCGCGATGCGCATCGAGGCCGGTCTCTTCGCCGAGGAGAAGCTCTCGCACATGACCGACCAGGAGAAGCGCAGCCAGCTCGGTCGCGAGCTCTCCTGGGTCGCGCGCGACGGCCAGCGCGCCAAGAACCACCTGCTGGGCGCCAACCTCCGCCTCGTCGTGTCGCTCGCGAAGCGCTACACGGGCCGTGGCATGCAGTTCCTCGACCTCATCCAGGAGGGGAACCTCGGCCTCATCCGCGCCGTCGAGAAGTTCGACTACACCAAGGGCTTCAAGTTCTCGACCTACGCGACGTGGTGGATCCGCCAGGCGATCACGCGCGCGATGGCCGACCAGGCCCGCACGATCCGCATCCCCGTGCACATGGTCGAGGTCATCAACAAGCTCGCCCGCGTGCAGCGCCAGATGCTGCAGGACCTGGGCCGCGAGCCCACCCCCGAGGAGCTGTCGAAGGAACTCGACATGACCCCGGAGAAGGTCATCGAGGTGCAGAAGTACGGCCGCGAGCCGATCTCGCTGCACACCCCGCTCGGCGAGGACGGCGACAGCGAGTTCGGCGACCTCATCGAGGACACCGAGGCGGTCGTCCCGGCCGACGCCGTGGGCTTCACGATGCTGCAGAAGCAGCTCGAGTCGCTCCTCGACTCGCTCTCGGAGCGCGAGGCGGGCGTCATCCGCATGCGCTTCGGCCTCGGAGACGGGATGCCGAAGACGCTCGACCAGATCGGCGACACCTTCGGCGTGACGCGCGAGCGCATCCGTCAGATCGAGTCGAAGACGATGGCGAAGCTGCGTCACCCGAGCCGCTCGCAGTCGCTGCGGGACTACCTCGAGTAA
- a CDS encoding nitrate/nitrite transporter — MNSARSWLVFAGAAFAYLVAVLQRTTFGVAGVEATERFEVSAAVISAVAVVQIVVYAVLQIPVGVLADRFGAPVLIVTGAVVMAAGQATLAFADGVGLAILGRVLVGTGDAATFVSVLRLLPAWFQGRILPQLSQWVGMTGQFGQIVSAFPFALLLGFAGWTPSFLAAAGASVVAAVVAAGLLRRGAALTTTAEIAAIDPTELGLRASLRRVGTRLGFWAHLLGGSLPTMLGILWGYPFLTAGLGYDAGTASGVFSLMVVGTLVSGPVIGLLVARHPLRRSDVVLALTWAVFLVWAVVLLWQPVPPVWLVSLFFLGVGVCGPASLIGLDVARSENPSHAHGSATGIANSGGFVGGFVAMLLVGAVLDVVDDVRVASGLPSELYSLDGFRYAFFSVFLVALVGTVGVLWTRTRARRRLAAEEGIQIAPLWVALFSARVGRRPPRVRE; from the coding sequence GTGAACTCCGCGCGGTCCTGGCTCGTGTTCGCCGGGGCCGCGTTCGCATACCTCGTCGCCGTGCTGCAGCGCACGACGTTCGGCGTCGCGGGAGTCGAGGCCACCGAGCGGTTCGAGGTGAGCGCGGCCGTCATCTCCGCCGTCGCCGTCGTGCAGATCGTCGTCTACGCCGTGCTGCAGATCCCCGTCGGCGTGCTCGCCGACAGGTTCGGCGCGCCCGTGCTCATCGTCACGGGCGCCGTCGTCATGGCGGCGGGCCAGGCGACCCTCGCCTTCGCCGACGGCGTCGGGCTCGCGATCCTCGGGCGCGTGCTCGTCGGGACGGGGGATGCGGCCACCTTCGTGAGCGTCCTGCGCCTGCTGCCCGCGTGGTTCCAGGGGCGCATCCTCCCGCAGCTCTCGCAGTGGGTCGGGATGACGGGGCAGTTCGGGCAGATCGTCTCGGCCTTCCCCTTCGCGCTCCTGCTCGGGTTCGCGGGCTGGACCCCGAGCTTCCTCGCCGCCGCCGGTGCGAGCGTCGTCGCGGCCGTCGTCGCGGCCGGCCTCCTGCGGCGGGGTGCCGCGCTCACGACGACGGCCGAGATCGCCGCGATCGACCCCACGGAGCTCGGATTGCGCGCGAGCCTCCGCCGTGTCGGCACGCGTCTCGGCTTCTGGGCGCACCTGCTCGGCGGCTCCCTGCCGACGATGCTCGGCATCCTGTGGGGCTACCCCTTCCTCACCGCGGGGCTCGGCTACGACGCGGGGACGGCATCCGGCGTCTTCTCCCTCATGGTCGTCGGCACGCTCGTCTCGGGCCCCGTCATCGGCCTGCTCGTCGCGCGGCATCCCCTGCGTCGCAGCGACGTCGTGCTCGCCCTCACGTGGGCCGTGTTCCTCGTGTGGGCCGTCGTGCTGCTGTGGCAGCCAGTTCCGCCCGTGTGGCTCGTGTCGCTCTTCTTCCTCGGAGTGGGCGTGTGCGGGCCGGCGTCGCTCATCGGCCTCGACGTCGCGCGCAGCGAGAACCCGAGCCACGCCCACGGCTCGGCGACGGGCATCGCGAACTCGGGCGGCTTCGTCGGCGGGTTCGTGGCGATGCTGCTCGTCGGCGCGGTGCTCGACGTCGTCGACGACGTGCGCGTCGCATCCGGACTGCCGTCGGAGCTCTACAGCCTCGACGGGTTCCGGTACGCCTTCTTCTCGGTCTTCCTCGTCGCGCTCGTCGGCACGGTGGGCGTGCTGTGGACCCGCACGAGGGCCCGGAGGCGACTCGCCGCGGAGGAGGGAATACAGATAGCCCCCCTGTGGGTTGCACTCTTCAGCGCGCGCGTCGGGAGGCGTCCCCCGCGTGTGCGAGAATAG
- the lpdA gene encoding dihydrolipoyl dehydrogenase: MSEQTFDLVVLGAGSGGYAAALRYAQLGKSVALIEKDKVGGTCLHVGCIPTKALLHSAEVADVSREAAKYGVATQFGGIDIAAVTAYREGIVAGKWKGLQGLIKGRGITTIEGTGRLTSPNTVQVGDQVIRGTNVILATGSYSRTLPGLEIGGRVITSEQALALDFVPKKVAVLGGGVIGVEFSSVWKSWGADVTIIEALPHLVPNEDESISKHFERAFRRRGIEFKLGVRFSGVTQNENGVVVSLENGETVEADLLLVAVGRGPLTANMGFEEVGVQLDRGFVVVDDKLQTTVPGVYAVGDIVPGLQLAHRGFQQGIYVAEVLAGLDPVKVEDVNIPKVTYSDPEVASVGLTQAKAEEQYGAENITAVEYNLAGNGKSHIIGTSGVIKAIRVNDGPVVGVHMIGARVGELIGEAQLVVDWDAYPEDIAPYIHAHPTQNEALGEAFLALAGKPLHG, from the coding sequence GTGTCCGAGCAGACCTTCGACCTCGTCGTCCTGGGAGCGGGAAGCGGCGGATACGCCGCCGCCCTGCGCTACGCCCAGCTCGGCAAGTCCGTGGCCCTCATCGAGAAGGACAAGGTGGGCGGCACGTGCCTCCACGTCGGGTGCATCCCGACGAAGGCCCTGCTCCACTCCGCCGAGGTCGCGGACGTCTCCCGCGAGGCCGCCAAGTACGGCGTCGCCACCCAGTTCGGCGGGATCGACATCGCCGCCGTCACGGCATACCGCGAGGGCATCGTCGCCGGCAAGTGGAAGGGCCTCCAGGGCCTCATCAAGGGCCGCGGCATCACGACGATCGAGGGCACCGGCCGCCTGACCTCGCCGAACACGGTGCAGGTGGGCGACCAGGTCATCCGCGGCACCAACGTCATCCTCGCCACGGGCTCCTACTCGCGCACGCTCCCCGGTCTCGAGATCGGCGGGCGCGTCATCACCTCGGAGCAGGCCCTCGCGCTCGACTTCGTGCCGAAGAAGGTCGCCGTCCTCGGCGGCGGCGTCATCGGCGTCGAGTTCTCGAGCGTCTGGAAGAGCTGGGGCGCCGACGTCACGATCATCGAGGCGCTCCCCCACCTCGTCCCCAACGAGGACGAGTCGATCTCGAAGCACTTCGAGCGCGCGTTCCGCCGCCGCGGCATCGAGTTCAAGCTCGGCGTGCGCTTCTCGGGCGTGACGCAGAACGAGAACGGCGTCGTCGTCTCCCTCGAGAACGGCGAGACCGTCGAGGCCGACCTGCTGCTCGTCGCGGTGGGCCGCGGCCCGCTCACGGCGAACATGGGCTTCGAGGAGGTCGGCGTGCAGCTCGACCGCGGCTTCGTCGTCGTCGACGACAAGCTCCAGACGACGGTTCCCGGCGTCTACGCCGTCGGCGACATCGTGCCCGGCCTGCAACTCGCGCACCGCGGCTTCCAGCAGGGCATCTACGTCGCGGAGGTGCTCGCGGGCCTCGACCCCGTCAAGGTGGAGGACGTCAACATCCCCAAGGTCACCTACTCCGACCCCGAGGTCGCCTCGGTGGGTCTCACGCAGGCCAAGGCGGAGGAGCAGTACGGCGCCGAGAACATCACGGCCGTCGAGTACAACCTCGCGGGCAACGGCAAGAGCCACATCATCGGCACGTCGGGCGTCATCAAGGCGATCCGCGTCAACGACGGCCCCGTCGTCGGCGTGCACATGATCGGCGCGCGCGTGGGCGAGCTCATCGGCGAGGCGCAGCTCGTCGTCGACTGGGACGCCTACCCCGAGGACATCGCCCCCTACATCCACGCCCACCCGACTCAGAACGAGGCGCTCGGCGAGGCCTTCCTGGCCCTCGCAGGGAAGCCTCTGCACGGCTGA
- a CDS encoding proteasome assembly chaperone family protein, with protein MDENPLYEVVGDVSDVPTGLHLVAGLTGFTDSGSAVAQVTELLRGLPVVRDLVVFDNDALLDYRARRPVMYFDEDHLASYEPSRLVLSLVEDELHQPFLLLSGYEPDFRWEGFTRAVIDLIERFDVADTTWINAIPMPTPHTRPIGVTVSGNRTELIDAFSIWRPRTQVPGNILHLLEYRLQEAGHPTAGFVLLVPHYLADTEYPLAAVAALESIGAATGLILPTDELREEGREFTLKVEEQVTGNSELERLVRTLEERHDSYMEENPLPSPLVDEDGELPSADTIAAELERFLATRRDEPRP; from the coding sequence ATGGATGAGAACCCGCTCTACGAGGTCGTCGGAGACGTCTCCGACGTGCCCACGGGATTGCATCTCGTCGCCGGTCTCACGGGGTTCACCGACTCCGGTTCGGCGGTCGCGCAGGTCACGGAGCTGCTGCGCGGACTGCCCGTCGTGCGCGACCTCGTGGTGTTCGACAACGACGCGCTGCTCGACTACCGCGCGCGCCGCCCCGTCATGTACTTCGACGAGGATCACCTCGCCTCCTACGAGCCCTCCCGGCTCGTGCTCTCGCTCGTCGAGGACGAGCTCCACCAGCCCTTCCTCCTGCTGAGCGGCTACGAGCCCGACTTCCGCTGGGAGGGGTTCACGCGCGCGGTCATCGATCTCATCGAGCGGTTCGACGTGGCCGACACGACGTGGATCAACGCGATCCCGATGCCGACGCCGCACACGCGCCCCATCGGCGTGACGGTGAGCGGCAACCGCACGGAGCTCATCGACGCGTTCTCGATCTGGCGCCCGCGCACCCAGGTGCCGGGCAACATCCTGCACCTGCTCGAGTACCGCCTTCAGGAGGCGGGCCACCCGACCGCGGGCTTCGTGCTGCTCGTGCCGCACTACCTCGCCGACACCGAGTACCCGCTCGCCGCGGTCGCCGCGCTCGAGAGCATCGGCGCCGCGACGGGGCTCATCCTGCCCACGGACGAGCTGCGCGAGGAGGGCCGCGAGTTCACGCTCAAGGTCGAGGAGCAGGTGACGGGCAACTCGGAGCTCGAGCGCCTCGTGCGCACGCTCGAGGAGCGTCACGACAGCTACATGGAGGAGAACCCCCTCCCGTCGCCCCTCGTCGACGAGGACGGCGAGCTGCCGAGCGCCGACACGATCGCCGCCGAGCTCGAGCGCTTCCTCGCGACCCGGCGCGACGAGCCGCGCCCCTGA